One window from the genome of Bdellovibrio sp. NC01 encodes:
- a CDS encoding tail fiber domain-containing protein, with the protein MNLLILSYVLLFGISFQVMASPSQLTYQGRILKSDGHPLEYNNVSFVFEITSADGLCTLYREQKDGINMANSGGVFDVPIGSGAKMFPADPSFKLADSFVNGVTLSCYGGSTWTAPAESERLLKVQFHDGVGWRTLSTANIIRSVPYAYFSYSAQKIGNFTSNDLLLKSTLPSASCAAGEVLTYDGSGFVCVTDQGGSGIVSSVTVNAPLTVSGTGNVRIGIQVGTSAGTVAAGDDARIAGAFAANTNLGGDLSGTLPNPTVAKIQGHSVSSTAPSDGQLLKYNLAASQWQSVNFGVADLRSSIGTQQFASASCAANQTLTWSSLSDTFTCSNITLTESNISGTISAAKISGNIAGKASGFTGTLSGDVSGTQSATSVDKIKGLTVSVSGLSDGQVLKWNQAANEFQPATVATSGGTISSLTGDITASGSGAVTATISNNAVTSAKIADGTIIDADISASANISASKLATIPASKGGTGLTSLGSANQILGVNPAGNAYEFKDLTAGSGITLTPSAGGIQISASASSPTGAAGGDLSGTYPNPSVAKINGSPVAISSVSSGQYLKYNGTSWVNSALSIAASDLPASGVTAGTYKSVTVDSYGRVTAGTSPTLLSGYGITDAVKNDGSTPSIQSGLDASKPAFGTTGKIYVATDTKKIYRDTGSAWDMIGSSVTGTVTSVATGTGLSGGPITSSGTISLANTAVTAASYGSATQVPTFTVDAQGRLTAAANVTITGTTPGGSAGGDLSGTYPNPSVAKISGTALSVSSLTTGQYLKYNGTNWINSAIAISDVTNLSTQLGNKIDASQMPASCAANQTLTFSSPSGSWLCSAIAITGSAFGSQAAATVLAAPTGAAGTPTFRALAATDLPTSGVSAGTYKSVTVDTYGRVTAGTNPTTVAGYGITDAVINNGNSFGGAMTVGTNDAQTLSFKTGGTSRMTIDTSGNLGIGVAAGQKLDVAGNIRTSGEFISTNANQARYIAGNYGMISRNDGANFYMLMTNSADQYGSWNALRPFSFSMSTGDTTLGNGALFVKHGGKVGVGNSNPQQALHVSGNIRIDNTNPAIYNSGGSMYMTGVDGSNTHVTYVFRPGWGSSSNTLATILLQNADTAGNFNNCVQLTSFGASYINCGAVGIGTTNPQAQLDVVGTIRATGASTPGFALYNTGAPANQKLTELYTDTAGTTVLRSVNDAYNAAATIFHSHRVPGSYGTDYTIWDGRVGINGVTPSYTLQVNGSVAGTSAYVNTSDMRLKKNIEVVQNAREKLFSLRGVTFDWRQDEFPDRKFDEGRDMGVIAQEVEKVFPEAVKQDKDGFKSVAYSKLIAPLIEVSKETYGLCEMTTAQIKTIETRVSDLEKENLSLKRKVAAVEQDNQELKRSLNEVLRVQKILEKRLERLEKK; encoded by the coding sequence ATGAACTTGCTCATTCTCTCGTACGTTCTTCTATTCGGAATCTCATTTCAAGTCATGGCCTCGCCAAGCCAGCTGACATATCAAGGCCGTATTCTGAAATCTGACGGCCATCCTCTTGAATATAATAATGTGAGCTTCGTGTTCGAGATCACCAGCGCTGACGGTCTGTGCACACTTTATCGCGAACAAAAAGACGGTATTAACATGGCGAACTCAGGTGGGGTTTTTGACGTACCAATCGGTAGTGGCGCCAAAATGTTTCCCGCTGATCCAAGTTTTAAATTAGCAGACTCGTTTGTTAACGGAGTGACTTTATCTTGTTACGGCGGCAGCACGTGGACCGCGCCCGCAGAGTCAGAACGTCTTTTAAAAGTTCAGTTTCATGACGGAGTCGGTTGGCGCACACTCAGTACGGCGAATATCATTCGTTCTGTGCCGTATGCTTACTTTTCATATAGCGCGCAGAAAATCGGAAACTTCACTAGCAATGATCTTCTATTGAAGTCGACTTTGCCGTCAGCATCTTGTGCTGCGGGAGAGGTCTTAACTTACGACGGCTCGGGCTTCGTGTGTGTAACTGACCAAGGTGGCTCGGGGATTGTTAGCAGCGTGACGGTGAATGCACCGTTAACAGTGTCAGGTACTGGAAACGTTCGTATTGGTATTCAAGTGGGAACAAGTGCGGGAACTGTGGCGGCGGGTGATGATGCTCGTATCGCAGGCGCATTTGCTGCGAATACAAACTTAGGCGGTGACCTAAGTGGGACTTTGCCGAATCCAACTGTCGCAAAAATCCAAGGTCATTCTGTTTCATCAACGGCACCTTCTGACGGACAGTTATTGAAATACAATTTAGCGGCTTCGCAGTGGCAGTCGGTGAATTTTGGTGTTGCAGATCTTCGCTCTTCAATCGGCACACAACAATTTGCATCGGCAAGCTGTGCTGCCAATCAAACGCTGACGTGGTCTTCACTCAGTGACACATTCACGTGCAGTAATATCACCCTGACGGAAAGTAATATCTCGGGAACTATTTCTGCGGCAAAGATTAGTGGTAATATCGCGGGTAAAGCGAGTGGTTTTACGGGAACACTTTCTGGCGATGTTTCGGGAACTCAATCAGCAACTTCCGTTGATAAGATCAAAGGTTTGACGGTGAGTGTTTCTGGATTGTCTGATGGCCAAGTTTTAAAATGGAATCAAGCTGCCAATGAATTTCAACCTGCAACAGTTGCAACATCGGGTGGAACTATTAGCTCTTTAACGGGCGACATCACGGCTTCTGGTTCGGGGGCAGTTACTGCAACTATTAGTAATAATGCTGTGACCTCTGCAAAAATTGCCGATGGCACCATTATCGACGCTGACATTTCTGCTTCAGCAAATATCAGCGCAAGCAAACTTGCGACAATTCCAGCAAGCAAAGGCGGAACAGGGCTGACGTCACTTGGAAGTGCCAATCAAATTCTTGGAGTGAATCCTGCTGGCAATGCTTATGAGTTTAAAGATTTGACAGCGGGAAGTGGTATCACCCTTACTCCGTCTGCGGGTGGTATTCAAATTTCCGCTTCTGCGAGTTCGCCAACGGGTGCTGCTGGTGGCGATTTGTCTGGCACATATCCTAATCCTTCTGTTGCAAAAATTAACGGTTCACCTGTTGCGATTTCTTCAGTAAGCTCAGGACAATATTTGAAATACAATGGCACAAGCTGGGTGAATAGCGCTTTGTCGATTGCGGCAAGTGATTTGCCAGCAAGTGGTGTGACGGCTGGAACTTATAAGTCTGTCACTGTGGATTCTTACGGTCGTGTGACGGCGGGAACGAGTCCGACATTATTATCTGGTTATGGAATTACTGATGCTGTGAAGAATGATGGTTCGACTCCGTCAATTCAGTCGGGACTTGATGCAAGTAAACCTGCGTTCGGAACAACAGGTAAGATCTATGTCGCGACAGATACGAAAAAGATTTATCGCGATACGGGTTCTGCGTGGGACATGATCGGTTCCAGTGTTACGGGCACAGTGACAAGTGTTGCAACGGGCACCGGACTTTCTGGTGGACCGATTACAAGTTCAGGCACTATTTCACTTGCGAACACAGCAGTCACAGCTGCGTCTTATGGTTCAGCGACACAAGTGCCGACATTTACCGTCGATGCGCAAGGTCGTTTAACGGCGGCAGCGAACGTGACCATCACGGGGACGACTCCGGGTGGTTCTGCGGGTGGCGATTTGTCAGGAACTTATCCCAATCCAAGTGTTGCAAAAATCAGTGGGACGGCCTTGTCAGTGTCGTCACTGACGACAGGTCAGTATTTGAAATACAACGGCACGAATTGGATTAACTCGGCCATTGCGATTTCCGATGTCACAAATCTTTCAACACAATTGGGAAATAAAATCGATGCTTCGCAAATGCCAGCAAGCTGTGCTGCGAATCAGACTTTAACGTTCTCTTCACCTTCGGGTTCATGGCTGTGTTCAGCGATCGCGATTACGGGATCTGCTTTCGGTTCGCAGGCAGCGGCGACGGTTCTTGCGGCACCAACGGGCGCGGCGGGTACTCCGACATTCCGTGCTCTTGCAGCGACGGATTTGCCGACAAGTGGTGTAAGTGCCGGAACTTATAAATCGGTGACGGTGGATACTTATGGCCGAGTCACCGCGGGAACAAATCCAACGACAGTTGCAGGTTACGGTATCACTGATGCTGTGATTAATAACGGTAATAGTTTTGGTGGTGCAATGACTGTTGGTACCAACGATGCGCAGACGTTATCATTCAAAACAGGTGGCACTTCGCGAATGACAATTGATACCTCAGGTAATCTGGGTATCGGTGTGGCTGCGGGTCAAAAATTGGATGTTGCTGGTAACATTCGCACTAGTGGCGAATTCATTTCTACGAACGCCAATCAAGCGCGCTACATCGCTGGCAACTACGGCATGATTTCGCGCAATGACGGTGCGAACTTTTATATGCTAATGACGAATTCCGCGGATCAATACGGTTCATGGAATGCGCTACGTCCATTTTCATTTTCTATGTCGACGGGGGACACTACACTCGGAAATGGTGCCTTGTTTGTTAAACACGGCGGTAAAGTCGGCGTTGGTAACTCAAATCCGCAACAAGCACTTCATGTATCGGGAAATATCCGAATTGATAATACAAATCCTGCCATCTATAATAGCGGTGGATCGATGTATATGACAGGCGTGGATGGTTCGAACACTCATGTAACTTATGTGTTTAGACCTGGATGGGGATCGTCTTCGAATACTCTTGCCACTATATTGTTGCAGAATGCTGATACGGCCGGAAATTTTAATAACTGTGTTCAGCTTACAAGTTTCGGGGCTTCTTATATAAATTGCGGCGCCGTGGGGATTGGAACCACAAATCCTCAAGCGCAATTAGATGTCGTTGGAACTATTCGCGCAACAGGAGCTTCGACACCTGGTTTTGCTTTGTACAATACCGGCGCACCCGCAAATCAAAAATTGACAGAATTATATACGGACACAGCCGGCACTACTGTTCTACGTAGTGTGAACGACGCCTATAATGCGGCTGCGACAATCTTCCATTCACATCGGGTGCCTGGAAGTTATGGCACTGACTATACGATTTGGGATGGCCGCGTTGGGATTAATGGCGTGACACCAAGTTACACTCTGCAAGTCAACGGCAGCGTCGCTGGCACGAGTGCTTATGTAAATACCTCTGATATGCGTTTGAAGAAAAATATCGAGGTTGTACAGAATGCTCGCGAAAAATTATTTTCTTTAAGAGGCGTCACGTTTGATTGGCGCCAAGATGAATTCCCTGACAGAAAATTTGATGAAGGTCGCGACATGGGTGTGATCGCTCAGGAAGTAGAAAAAGTATTTCCAGAGGCGGTTAAGCAAGATAAAGACGGCTTTAAATCCGTGGCCTATAGCAAATTGATTGCACCGTTGATTGAAGTTTCCAAAGAAACTTATGGTCTGTGTGAGATGACGACGGCACAAATCAAAACGATCGAAACGCGTGTGTCTGATCTTGAAAAAGAAAACTTGTCACTCAAACGCAAAGTGGCTGCGGTTGAACAAGATAATCAAGAACTTAAAAGAAGTCTTAATGAAGTTTTAAGAGTACAAAAAATCCTCGAAAAACGCTTGGAACGATTAGAAAAGAAATAG